In Zingiber officinale cultivar Zhangliang chromosome 1A, Zo_v1.1, whole genome shotgun sequence, the DNA window caataggcccgataagttgagaaatgatattacttatagtgtgtgttgttgattatagaaggaaactgtgtcctagttatctaggttgaaaatgcccccaagaggagctcataaggattgtcatgttaaaccctgcaggtgaacttaatCCGACataacaatgaggttgagtggtactactcttggagctagatattaattaagtgagttatcagtaacttacttaattagtgagcatttgttatcttaaatacagggtgactaacacactcatgataagaaggagcccataatataatttgggattggtgcggtagtgcaataataactttatagtagaatgagttattattgatgaacttgagttgtgtgttcgaagcgaacacgggatactcaagctcgtcggaaggtcaaaaccaatttctcctctaggtccctgtcgtagccttattAATGCCtctaatccactcatgaaaagtccatcttggtgtccaagaagaggtcggcccatggcttggtgaccaagcaaaaggggtcggccataatctccttaaggtggtcggccacaagaaTTTTGAAGGGTGCCGaccacatatttcaaataaggagggttgttttgaatttttaaaatcttctctttgtaaatatctacaagttttaaaagagagattttaaaatataaaacttttcttatttgaattagaccacatggtttaaaagaaaatttaaaagttttaaaactttctctttttaaccatcctcatggttttaaggaaaaaggaagagaagttttaaaattgtaaattttctatttttgtaaccatgtaaaaaaagaaaattttagaagagaagttttaaattttaaaacttggttttcatttttaaaactttcctttttttaacatccacattgggaaattaaaaagagagcttgtaaaattttataagagctttccttctttgcttataaaatttttacaaagtaatttctttccttttaaaggggtcggccacccttgcttggtgcccaagtaaggggctgggcaatcaaatcaaattatccaatcaatgatttgatgattgattcaatcaagaggaaagaaaaggaaaaataaaaggggaaaaggaaaacaagagaaagattttttttccttatttgtcttgggcaagtaatataaaagaaggggaggagaggcctcatgacacatcaattcttattctcttggtagAGTTCctcattgtggtcggccctctctccctctcttttcccttttgctctgttttgctccttggtggtggtggcggctgaaacttagagaaggaggagaagctctttgggtggtattcatcttggaggatcgtcacccacacgacgtccaagaggaggcgaggagtacggcagaagatctcgaggttattagcttatgaagaaaaggtataactagtaattttcttccgcatcatgctagttatttttctttatatgaattccaaacacaagaggcattagattctagctttccggatttgtttcgaagttgtgtctttttttttgttttctaatttgtgattcgattgttccttttggttaaacctagagtcatataaggaaattaaatattagctttccttaaaaaactttgtctaggcggtgatggatgctcccatacccaagaaggtcatgtacctcgccatgcagtcctagaagccaattttaaaaattaatatttaattgaatttataacataggtggatttggatcaatagtgttaagttccacttgcgatccaagtctaaaccattaagaacagataagttaaatttggaatcaataatgttaagttccgtttgcgattcctaatttaacttctaaagaacacaataggttattaggaaaggttcgacacttgtacaaaattttgtacagtgaaactggtacgatattcctaggactaaccaacaggtgtcatataaacttcttcatgaagatcatcatttagaaatgtattcttgacatccatctgagatattctccattgacaaacagaagcaacaacaatcagagtacgaacaattgtcatttttgcaacaggagcaaatgtttcttcataatccATGTCAAACTATTGAGAATAAGCTTTAGCAAcaaaacgagctttgtatcgttcgatagatccatcagatttaattttgatcttatatacccaacgagaaccaatagtaTATTTTCCTAGTGGCAATAAAACCAAATCCCATGTATGACTCTAatgcaaagcagttagttcctcaGCTATAGCATTCTGTCAAAGTGGGTTACAAATAATTTCTCTATAGGATTTAGGCTCAGAAATACAAttaatagatgcaacaaatgaagcaaaagaacgaaaataacaagagtaagcaaaatctggtagtttagtagacttacgaacatgagtggattgacgacggtggagagaaggatcatccgcaaCCTCAGGAAATAATTGGAtagtggcagaaggaggaacATGCGGAGTGGATATCTCGGAAACtaaagtaccagattcagttgaaCTACCAGTAGGATTTGTGGGTGAATCTTCCTCATTAttggtattgaaaggatcaatgcaaagcaAATCTGAttttgtcatattatgcgaactagccggaacagaaaagaatggaatatgttcaagaaacacaacataacgagagacatacaatttttgactaacgAGATCAAAGCAATGATACACTTTTTGACTAACACCATAACCcagaaagacacaaagagcagacCGGGAGGCTAACTTATTACGCTCTGCATGTGGACGAAGGACAAAGCAAGTAAACCAAAAACATGCAAAGAGAGCAtacccatacaatttttcaaaaggtgacaaacctGAATTATGTAAGGTTAGAATTCAATTAATGACATGAGTAGCAGTAATGATTGCTTCCCCCCAAAAGGTATTAGGAATACTGgtagacaataaaaatgaactggttgtttcaacaagatgtctatgttttCGTTCAACCATgtcattttgttcaggagtatctgtacacgaggtttgatgaatagtaccatcagaagAAAGTAATGTGAAAATTGATTCGAAGTGCATTCACACCCCCCCTccactttatgacactagaatgctGAGCTTTCACAAAAGCtccaaagttattgaaaattgtatGATAATCAGACATGTGTTTCATAATATAGACCCAAGAgtaacgagtgcaatcatcaataaatgaaacataataccttgcccccccccccccccttttgtaggaataggagagggtccccacacatcagaatggataagatcaaacagaacagagaaaaagaaagacttttagaaaatgataaaacaaaaaatttgggcagtttacaaccactacaatcagaaatatcagaactttttaaaggtcctaatgcTCCTGTAGAGGCTAAAAACTGCAAACGAGGTGCTGAAACATGACATAagcgagagtgtcataaataaaaatcagaagatgaacggCTCAGATGAAAAACGGTAAATCCACACTCGAAACTACAACTTCTGGTAATTTGACTTGATCTAAAACACGGAGTCCTCCTTCCTTATGGTCAATCTCAATTAGTCTCTGAGATTatgggtcctgaacataacaattggataAAAAAAGACTAGGTATctagactcacataattgactaacagaaacaagatttaaagtaagaatcggaatataataaacattagtaagagataaagaagatgtaacaattgaaccaacacctactaatAACATAAGAGTACTATcagcagtcacaatagatatagatgaactgggagaaaaaaagaaacaaaagatgacaaATTGGATGATATATGATGGGAGAcaccagagtccaaaatccaCAAGGATGAATATATACCTGAAATATCAGACGACAATAAACCTATATGAGTATAAGCTGACATGACAGAGGGTTGTGAAGCAAGGAACTGTTAAAACTGTTCAAACATATATAAATCAGATTTTCATAAAGTATCTGCACGATCAGACATGATGAAAGaacgaataattctcagaataaccaaACTATAAGAATACACATTTGTATGATCCACAAAAATTGATGTCAGGATGACCCGTGGTCACACAAAGAATCTGAGGCAAAAAATGATGTCAAATGTAGAAATCAGTAGCACAAGGTGTCGGTAtcaaaatcagtagaaaaggATATCAGTACCGAAATCGAAGTTAAGAAGGGGTCAATATTCGGGACTAGCACGGTTTCATGTCTCGGTTGAGTGGTCTAACCAATTGGACCTCTGGTCCGATCGATCCCGAATCTCTTAgaattgatgaaattttgagttGTAGTAGTGTCATTCAAAACTGAGTTAGGTGTCGCTGTTGAGTGGTCTAGCTGACGGACCTTTGGTCCGATTGAACATTCTAGGCACACAGCCTAACCGGTCCAGACTCTGTAACCGAGtaaagaagtcgagtgaaagccAAGTCTAGAGAGGGTCATCATTCTTTAGTCGACACAACCTCATCCACGAGCGAATTTCGATCAGATAACAGAGGGGACTCGGTCGGCCTGCTATTAAAACATATTAAAGGTCCCTCAACATAGCAGTCTAATATTACTTTTTGACCAAGGGCGGATCTACATTAGGACATGAGGGGGCCACGACTCCCCCCCTCCccccaaatttttttttaataatataattttatagagagggtttttaacttttattagtatatatattattttacccTAATCTAAAATATATGTATAGTTGGTGTAATggtaagtttaatttttattttaacacACCTCTTGAGTTTGAATCTTTGTAGGActgaatttaagttttttttctcttttatttttttacatttcaaCTAAATATACATTATGCATTTTGAAAGTTTAGAGAGGTCATTATTATATAAtacatttaataattattttcgtCACTTAGCATACGATCTCCCCAAACTTAAAATCCTAGATCTGTCCTTATTTTTGACATTTTATGTAACGGTTGTTATAGGATCAAGAAAATATTCCCTAAGCAGTTTTATGATGGAACCTTCTATCCTGCAAAGTGTAGAGGAGGtggttctatttttgaaaaggtGTTAAAGTTTCAGAATGATTGatcattttttgaaaatatatcaATATTCGTACATAAAAGAAAATTGATATTATATAAGGGATCTCCTCTTAAAGACGTAAGTATACAACATTATGGACTCAGAGTCGTCCACTAttcctttttattatttattgtatTCTTTTTTCTCTCGATTATCTGTTTGACTTAAGCATCGGAATGTCTGTACCGGGGACCCCTCTCTAATTCGGTTGTTGACGTTTTCTTCTCTTTATTTCTCTTTTTTGATACACAAGATCGCTCGACATCTCTTACCTCTAGCTTAAAATTTTCTCATAATCAACATCGATATTACCTATCCAGTACCTTATCTTTTTCTATTTCTAATCAGATAAATATTGGTgagatttgtttaatttttattaaaatttaatcaattttagaaaaaaaataattggtTCGATTAATTTGAGTAAAAAAAACAGTTGCTTTAGtttcaattaattcattcgaTTTTATTCCATTCAATTTTAATCGAGAATACTCAATCTTACGGGCAGTCCATGCCTGATCAACCTACTCATCTGTTCGGTGAAGATCTTGCACGGGCCACACGGCATATGCAAGCACCCGATTTTTTCTAATACGCTGCTGCAGTCAATGATGGGATCGTGCCGCGCGGCTGGTGGCCGAGCTACGTTCCGTGCCCCACCCGTTTATTAGGCTGGGTCTAGTTTCACATGGCCCGGCCCTATTAAATGTGGTCAAGCATGATGACTCAATCCAATTCCCACATATCAAGGCAAAACTCTCTGTACACTACCCACGTCTCAAGGCAACATTGTTTATCATCCATCACACACTGCTGTATTAAAGAGTAAAGGTTGCATATGTCAAACTCCCACGTATCGAGTTAACACTTCCTCTCTTTGAGCACACTAGACACCATACATAACCATTCCTGCTCCAAAACAAAAACATAGAGCCACGTTACCAAGTTTTAAAAGGAATCGGACCGATAAAACCTACAGTAAAGACAAGAAAATTAAACTGATGAGTTACGTATGACAATCTATTTATTCTCGGTAAATTTAAATCATATCTTTTGCAGAATCTATGAAGACTTGTTTTGTATGAAAGCCACAGATACTAGGCTTTAAAAAACCTATATAACCTTCCCTCCGGACAAGTAACAACACTGGAAACGACGGCAGTGCAGTGTCGTTTGTGACTCATCTTCATCCTTGTCGATGACACCTTCCGTTCGCTGGTTAGATTGATAATTAACAAATGGATTGTTTTTGTCTTCGTGCAATTCAATCACGCAACCCACTCACCGAAAGAAATTCATTGTCCATGTGTGTGGATATCTCGAATATTATTGAGCAACTACTCAACTTTTTtgaccaacaactttgaattccAGCGATAATCCAAATCCTCGTTGTATTCTACTGTATAAATGGTTCAAAACACTTTAGTAGCGTACTTAATTATAGGGATCTGCTAGACAAATAAGTAAATGGAAAAGGATTTATGCAAAGATGATAAACTATACATGTTAATTAGACtttaattattattatcatcTAATCTTTGATCGCAAGGTGCGAGCGTGAGAGTGTGAGACAACTCTTCGTTTAGAGCGAAAAGCAACaaaattaaatcttttttaataaaattatttattattatccTCACTCCTTAATTATTGAGCAATAATGAAGCAAACATTTATAGTGATTGGAAGTTGTCAAGTTGTTACATGTCATAATCGTTATTTTTTACATACATCATCATGAATTTCTCGATGTTTCAAATAAACTTAATAATAAAGTAACAACAGTCGCAATTCCTAGAAGAAAACAGTGGATTTATTCaaggaatttataaataaataagtatttttcGCATGCAAAAGTGGAGCGCGCAGCTCGCCGTGTTACTGCGACAGCGTCGTCGGTGGCACTGCATGCATGCGCAGGGCACGGCTTATTCCCGCACCGCTTTAGTAGTTGCAGCTCCGTTCGGTACATCTCGCAAACCAACTTGGAAACTGAAGCCCCAGCGACCAGCGTTTAATTAATATCattgaaaatatgaaaatataattGGCgaagaataataacaataatagaaTGAGGAGAGGTAAAAATGAAGAAATTAATCAGAGATCGATGCTCTTGCTTCGTCACAACAGCAATGGATGACAACGGATAAGAACGAAATCCATGGCAGTCTCTTCCTATAAATCCACATCTTCATCTCGCTCTCCCAAGTCTCTTCTTCAAATGTTATACTGAGCTAGCTAGGTCAATACTAAAACATTCAGCTAGCTGCGCCTAAACATGGAGGTGTTGCATTTCTTGTTTGGCATCTTCGGTGCGTTAAATTTAATTTACAGATTCGTAAACCTTTGTCTTTCTTCTCGTGACTTCAAACTGCTCCTTGTTCGATCAGGTAACGCCGCTGCCCTCTTCCTGTTCTTGGCGCCGGTGTAAGTCTCTCCCTCTCATAGATTTCTCTCCTGCCTgttgtttcttattttttttgtgattttaTTTGGATGACCAGCGTCACTTTTCGAAGAATCATCAAGAAAAGATCGACCGAGGATTTCTCAGGAGTACCTTACACCATGACCCTTCTCAACTGCCTCCTCTCCGCTTGGTAATTCAGCAATCCATTCATTCGCCACGATTCAAAGTACTATAGATCTGTGTTTGTGAATTAATGAATGATTGGGAATTAATTAGGTACGGATTGCCGTTCGTGTCGCCGAACAACATCCTGGTGTCGACGGTGAACGGCGCTGGCACGGCCGTGGAATCAATCTACGTGGTGATCTTCCTGGTGTATGCTTCCAAGAAAGGGAAGGCCAAAATGCTGGGGCTCTTGGCCCTCGTCCTCTTCATCTTCGGGGGCGTCGCCCTCATCTCCCTCCTCGCCCTCCACGGCCAGCGCCGGAAGGTTTTCTGCGGCTTCGCCGCTGCCATCTTCTCCATCTGCATGTACGCCTCGCCTCTGTCCATCATGGTGCGATCTAATCgttaactaattaattatattaatttcacGTTAATTAGCAAATCGATATACTCGGAACACTAGCTAACTAATTCAGATCGAATACTGCAGAGGTTGGTGATCAAAACCAAGAGCGTAGAGTACATGCCGTTTCTGCTCTCCTTGTTTGTGTTCTTGTGCGGCACGTCGTGGTTCGTCTACGGCTTGCTCGGCCGTGATCCTTTCGTCGCGGTATGAAATAATTAAATTCATTAATCAATTCGTGAGTCGTGAGAgtgcaattaattaaattacatGAATTATTAATTGTTGCGCAGGTGCCAAACGGGTGTGGGAGCGTGCTCGGAGCCATGCAGCTGATATTGTATGCAATTTATAGGAACGAGAAGGGCACCGCCGGCAGTGATGGCAGTGCCGCCGCAGTCAGTGGAGCAAAGTCGTCGATGGAGATGAACGGGAAGCCCACGAAGAGTGGCTCTCAGTTACACCACCCAGTAGCAGAGATGGTGTAGTCTTTAGTTAGCTTGCAGTGAGGAAATTAAGGATCGGAAGCTGGTAACCTCGCAGTCTTTGATTTGCGATCTTTAAGTAGATATCTTGTGTTTTCCGTTTCACGGGAACTAATTCAGTTGTTAATTCTCTCTGTGTTAATTATATTGTAGTTGAGTCTTCAGGTTTAACTAAGCTGCTGCAAGTTAATGCGGGAGAATGTTAGTTTATGTTTTACATTGGTCTTAATTTGCAAATATAATGAGTAATCAGTGCGATGTTTTAATTTGACCGGTGGCAACGCCGGTGGTGGTTAGCGAGGGGCTGGCCAGAGAGGACAGGGCTCACCAGAAAACGGGTGAGCAGAGCACCATGGCCTAGTAGGTCATGtatcatcaaaaaaaaataaaatgctaagaaattttattttagaatatTTCAGTCATTTTGGAGCCAAATTAAGTTGTTTCTATATAAAGAGGATGGTTTTTTTAAGGAGAGAAcatggagattttttttttttttggccaaaaataaaaaagatgttATCCTGCTTTTGTACAttttaaaaatactatttttatgcTATTACAGTAGTTCCAAGATCACCATTGTTACATAATTAGCTGCACAATTACAACAACTATGATGTTGTAGATGTTATATGATTTTAGCAATTACAATTTTATAGTTGTTATAACTATATAGTTGTAATAGTTATAATCacataattattaattattataatataatataatattgactaGTATTGATCTACAATAAAATATCtatattatagtagttatgaTTCTAACTGTTAAATATAATGTTGATCAGTGTTTATCAAAGATGAAACATTCATATTTCAAGAGATATGAATTATAGTTGCTAGTTAATACATACTATTATTAGtgttaattaaaatcaaaatactattataatataatattgccCAGGGTTAATCAGAGAGACGAAgtgttattaaatttttaattgtatAACATAGTTTATTTTATTGATCAGAATTAAAGTATTCACGTTGTAGCAAGCTAGTTCCTATGGACCCATAGTTGATATAAGAATGCTAAAAATAAGGATAGTTTTAGAAAATAAGTATTGACATGGGGTGACCTGCACTATTAAtgatttcaataaaaaaaaaatcttcctcTTTTCTAATAGCTGAATTTTATCATATCGGAGACTactataaattattttttgtttaagTTGTTGAGAAGTGATACTATTTTGTTATCGCATTTGGCACAGGATAGGAGTAGCAAAGGACTTGATGATCTATTCAGATGCAGCCAAATTCacaattttatgagttagatTTGAGGTGAATAATTTAGAATCGTAAAATAAGTGGGTCTATCTATAATTCACAAATTTAGTTATCTATGATGCTTATGATATTGGATATGAGACGATATATTTTTAGTACGAGAATACAAGTTTAAATCGTTTTTTTAACGATCGCATTAAACTAATTTTAATACTCCATGAGATATTATATTTTGGGAGTTATATTAATGGAACCACATtgctaattaaaaatattaatatattaaGAATCTTTTATTACCACAAGGTATTCTGTTTCTTATTAGATGAATTGACAATCCATGGTAGGATTAAGTCCATATGGATAGATTAAATCCAATTGAATTTATATGGGTAGATTTAATCTTCATAAGATTAGACTTGCACTTGATTAACAAGTGCAACTAATTATCATTAAAGTaactaaatctaattaaattatataatgtTTTAAGCATATAAAGAGGGTTTGAATTAAATAGATATAGATTTAATATATAGATCTAATAATCTAGTTTATTAATATTAATGGACTGTTAATTAAACATGAGCTTTtatatgttggatcgaaaagaatttagatatctccacaatagcatgatattgtccactttgggtctaaactgttggaaccccaaggtgttttgatgtgatcaaacaagctaagttaggtcctgcgtttgtttaacccttgtgtctaagtgtgcaggagcttaggaacacaggaagtcgagcggaagacgcggctagcgagaaggacgacacgggagagagccgacgggctcggtgcgtccgagggacgaggtgaccgcggaagagtacaccggtggacgcggcgttcgaggaacgagaaaccgggaaggaaggctgctcgaggagaaggccggaacatgggttcgggtgagccctattccggatggccaagatcacccaagctagtggagccggaacagaagacccgaaccgagacgagctgaaccgaagcggagcgatcggacggaaaaagtcaaccagagttgacttttggggtccgaggcgcccggaaccatccggggcgcccggaacgaggtttttgaccagatcgaatcaaactcgatctgaacattcgggataaagttttatccctgtGGCGCCCGGAATCCTTCTAGGCgccactggtttgcacagataaAAAAAaaccaacttgtaatcaattccttgcaatcttttcatttgtgctgtcaacgttgtaaagaggctactccgccgaGAGGAGAATCGATAGTgcacttacattccttggattagcaatcctcaaTTACCAAGTAAAACTCGTGTCCGttttttacttagtctcttttatttatttattacaagtgttcattatacaATTGaaccgagaaaggttcgagttttattttgtaggcaattcTCTTGCTGGccccaaagggaccaacaagtggtatcgagccaaAGCGCCTCAGGAGGACtaaaagatggccggaccaagtatcgtcccaccaaaattcgagggaactTCGCAGACGTATTGAGGTATTcctaaaacagattttgaaattcggtttattatgaaatatgattttgtagtctaatagataaagatggaaaagaaaagaagagagcgattggacaaagaaggagagaatgagtcggtagcaaacagcaagtcaaccgcatcggaaactacttATCttctaaagaactttgggagaagttcttggaactccacgaaggcacgtccgaagcaaagctcgctagaagggatatcctccgcaacaaactgatgaacatccgtctggagaaaggtgagaaagtagccggtttacatgcaaaggtaaaagaactagttactggtctcgaaaatcttggtgaaacggtaacaaacagGGATACTATTCGCTACGCGCTcaatgcgtttccaagaactccggaatggacatcaatcgtcgatgcttactacatctcaaaagacctggaggtaagtactttagaagagttgttttctacccttgaattacacgaaactagatatgcagagatatcaaaggatacaacccagactatggcgctgaacgcaaccaacaaggatgaacccgagtcagactctcaagaagaatcaaaaaggtagaagaaaggtacggtgctaccagtgtcagaaggagggacacctaagggaagactgcccagaacttaAGAAGgttaaaatgaagacacccaagaaacacaacctaaaagcaacttgggatgacacttcttcatctgaatcagaagctcaagaatatgcgaggattgcactgatggcaagccacgaaggacaaagtacatcagaacccagcatcgatgaagggggagcgacctcagatggaagtagcgaagcagggggagattcaggcttcaagtctgatatggtaagtgaggtatgcctcttaccccctgatgaactttactttggtatcaaagctatgactaaatccatgtataaattaggaaataaaaatgccaaattagaaaatgaaaatttagaaacaaagagaattttggcaaaatcatgtcttatagaggattttgaaaaattgaaaattgaaaattgaaaatgaaaaactaaaagaaaaaatagaaagattaaaaaaatctaatggttcaaatatttctacttttagaaattatggaggtttaaattggtattatagatttcatcaaaatcaaattagaaatatatcaaaaatctatatacctaggaaatacttggttaatcctgtaggtaggaacctctattgggttccaaaaacctatttcatttaaaattaaaaattagacttagcattttcagcaaggaaattaaacaactaatttctttatgatgctttgtctaaggaagtggttgttgctccaataaccaagaaggcctagtgcctcgccacgacctggaagccaagtatcgaaatgaaaagtttaattgactaactgaaaaagcattaatttaaattacttgatgcttttcaatttgtgttagaaaatattttattttcttaattttttttaattatcttaaaaatttttatgaaaattgacttagaaatttttttaaagttatcttagaattttttatgataatattgccttataatttttttaaaaaaaaattgacttagaattgtttcttatgaatattaacttagaattttttaaattaattagaaaaatttttttgggggatgctgagataagtttcaaacttaaatttttttatgactgttttatctgaaaaatattttacttaaatgttttttttcgaaagaaaaattctgaagagtgtctttaaattgaatgttacttagacattattaaatattttacacttaaagcttttgtttgaatttaccttagacttatttataaccccaatttttatgtgatcaaagggggagaagtatgttaaatctaggggaaggtactataatttttcaattgaaaaatatttggcctTATTGAAATATAaatcgtttttattgcatatgattaccctaacttaacttgggttgctcacatcaaaaagggggagattgttggaaccccaaggtattttgatgtgatcaaacaagctaagttaggtcctgcgtttgtttaacccttgtgtctaagtgtgcaggagcttaggaacacaggaagtcgagcggaagacgcggctagcgagaaggacggcacggagaCTCGACGcgtcgagggacgaggtgaccgctaagagtacaccggtggacgagaagaacgtgctcgaggagaaggccggaaggaGGGTTGcaggaacatgggttc includes these proteins:
- the LOC122001172 gene encoding bidirectional sugar transporter SWEET1a-like, with the protein product MEVLHFLFGIFGNAAALFLFLAPVVTFRRIIKKRSTEDFSGVPYTMTLLNCLLSAWYGLPFVSPNNILVSTVNGAGTAVESIYVVIFLVYASKKGKAKMLGLLALVLFIFGGVALISLLALHGQRRKVFCGFAAAIFSICMYASPLSIMRLVIKTKSVEYMPFLLSLFVFLCGTSWFVYGLLGRDPFVAVPNGCGSVLGAMQLILYAIYRNEKGTAGSDGSAAAVSGAKSSMEMNGKPTKSGSQLHHPVAEMV